Proteins found in one Anopheles aquasalis chromosome 3, idAnoAquaMG_Q_19, whole genome shotgun sequence genomic segment:
- the LOC126578066 gene encoding CCAAT/enhancer-binding protein 2, whose amino-acid sequence MPPKRKSTTATDEEDDEYRKKRDRNNQAVKRSRVKSKMKTEETQQRVNELRVKNQLLEDKIDNQRKELKFLKELFLTQAQAKADKLVGVNLNELLRVSDEEDSADEGPSKQKKNDPSKGEGSSGSKRPRR is encoded by the exons ATGCCTCCGAAACGAAAATCCACCACCGCaacggacgaggaggacgacgagtaTCGCAAGAAGCGTGATCGCAATAATCAG GCGGTAAAGCGGAGCCGCGTAAAGtcgaaaatgaaaacggaaGAGacacagcagcgagtgaacgaactGCGCGTAAAGAACCAGCTGCTCGAGGATAAGATCGATAACCAGCGGAAGGAGCTAAAGTTTTTGAAGGAGCTTTTCCTAACCCAGGCCCAGGCAAAGGCCGACAAGCTGGTCGGAGTCAACCTGAACGAGCTGTTGCGCGTCTCGGACGAGGAGGACAGTGCCGATGAGGGGCCgagcaaacagaagaagaacgatCCATCGAAAGGGGAAGGCAGCAGCGGGAGTAAACGGCCCAGAAGGTGA
- the LOC126578036 gene encoding CCAAT/enhancer-binding protein zeta — translation MAIEGGKVRKKDSKRYFEKASDAALPDTEPRKPKKIVFTEDGEQQEVPISDPIAHEPAEEETGKEPAAGGKRKSSKHGRRGSSFNLPGDDEKVKRWYEHYDGYNTVGGEVVELKDPEIQELRKLCRAAFDAECRVRMKDNPSDARWLQSAIEKGTSRDRASSGALLVQSNPFCNLAALETVIGMVKPSNKGHLDVVQVLTELMLKSLLPSSRKLIPIPLRGADWRNVQRQELSKSIREPLLAHWHFEDQLRELYFNFLTNLSVILHSGQEDSKCKAIVQTARLFADIPEKEAFLLTVLVNKLGDPSRRVAVKALYHLLQVVRKHSAMALVVATETEKLLFRNNVSATAQHYALSFLASIASYGDFATCQKLINVCFAFFKILTERGEINSRTMQAILACLRKAIGSVKRDIAVADIVQPELLNVIYRMVHLADIAIGCQGLSLLLEVTERPGREQNRFYNTLYRKLLDPQLASVGPRISTVFFYIIHRALQNDPIPDRAQAFIKRLLQVAFYFPSARVCGTLIVISKVLRKRRQLLIDGLPAPKEAAALSTAKKNDDRDGPILAPKDDDDDDQKELDVKPPKGGAGTGTSVVRGYDAFHRASEFAGAKYTLRYELARYLEYFHPTVQKFAECILSNAPLSYYGDPLRDFSLGHFLDRFAFKNPKKPKKAIDEATGQEMNRPRPLGVAQRKGDYMPTGSRALPVESLTKEQCTEDEQYIFQFLEKKRDRFRRAEERKKALKQKAEGKKSDEGEDEAEADSDVDSLDDDEFDAYLDRLGVPGGRDDGANVDRSELDFMTELEKDMERKASKKKGKKKGQQDADDDDEEEDDGALDDWDDVPGDDDDDDEEDDNSDDEPRGFGGANEDEEFSDGGSISLEEDDDFDAGDDNDDDDDAEEEDEEPVRKKAKKQVLRATGVSERDFARKLKSSDMNSLFAAADDFSELLERNVGSSGGDGKAKGGKRKQKSQADGAHGTAGEVFNQDNSSAKQMAWEQSRFSGKNRMQASSKKRFISKQRGGAGGGAQKKFAGKKRK, via the exons ATGGCTATCGAAGGTGGTAAAGTGCGTAAAAAAGactcgaaaagatactttgaGAAAGCAAGTGATGCCGCTCTGCCTGATACGGAACCGCGGAAGCCGAAGAAAATCGTCTTCACCGAGGATGGCGAACAGCAGGAGGTGCCGATCAGTGATCCTATCGCACACGAGCCGGCTGAGGAAGAGACAGGCAAAGAACCGGCCGCTGGTGGCAAAAGGAAGAGTTCGAAACATGGTCGACGGGGCAGCAGTTTCAACTTGCCGGGCGACGACGAGAAGGTGAAACGCTGGTACGAGCACTACGATGGATACAACACGGTCGGAGGCGAGGTGGTCGAGCTGAAAGACCCCGAAATCCAGGAACTGCGAAAACTGTGCCGCGCGGCCTTCGACGCCGAGTGCCGTGTCCGCATGAAGGACAACCCATCCGATGCCCGCTGGCTGCAGAGTGCGATCGAGAAGGGAACGTCCCGTGATCGAGCCAGTTCCGGAGCGCTGCTTGTACAGTCGAACCCGTTCTGCAATCTGGCCGCTCTGGAAACGGTGATCGGGATGGTGAAACCCTCGAACAAGGGCCACCTCGACGTGGTGCAGGTGTTGACCGAGCTAATGCTGAAATCACTACTACCTTCTTCGAGAAAGTTAATACCGATCCCACTTCGTGGGGCCGATTGGCGTAACGTACAGCGGCAAGAGCTGTCGAAATCTATCCGCGAGCCCTTGCTGGCCCACTGGCACTTTGAGGATCAGCTACGCGAACTGTACTTCAACTTTCTGACCAACCTCTCGGTGATACTGCACTCGGGCCAGGAGGATAGCAAGTGTAAAGCGATCGTCCAAACGGCACGCCTGTTTGCGGACATACCGGAGAAGGAAGCCTTTTTGCTGACGGTGCTCGTGAACAAACTCGGCGATCCGTCGAGGCGCGTCGCTGTGAAGGCGCTCTACCATCTGCTGCAGGTCGTGCGGAAACACAGCGCCATGGCACTGGTGGTTGCCACGGAAACGGAGAAGCTACTCTTTCGCAACAACGTCTCAGCGACAGCGCAGCATTATGCGCTCTCATTCCTCGCCTCGATCGCCTCGTATGGGGACTTTGCCACGTGCCAGAAGCTGATCAACGTTTGCTTTGCCTTCTTCAAGATACTGACTGAGCGTGGCGAGATCAACTCCCGTACGATGCAGGCCATCCTGGCCTGTCTGCGCAAAGCAATCGGTAGCGTGAAGCGCGACATCGCAGTAGCCGATATTGTGCAGCCTGAGCTGCTGAACGTCATCTACCGAATGGTGCACCTGGCAGACATAGCCATCGGTTGCCAGGGGCTTTCGTTGCTATTGGAAGTGACGGAGCGACCCGGTCGCGAGCAGAACCGTTTTTATAATACGCTGTACCGCAAGCTGCTCGACCCTCAGCTCGCCTCCGTTGGCCCGCGCATCTCGACCGTGTTCTTCTACATCATTCACCGTGCCCTGCAGAATGATCCGATTCCCGATCGTGCGCAAGCTTTCATCAAGCGACTGCTACAGGTGGCATTCTACTTTCCATCGGCTCGAGTTTGTGGCACTCTGATCGTCATAAGCAAAGTGCTCCGTAAGCGTCGTCAACTGCTGATCGATGGTCTGCCGGCACCGAAAGAGGCGGCAGCGCTATCCACTGCAAAGAAGAATGATGATCGCGACGGACCAATCTTGGCACCaaaggatgacgacgacgacgatcagaAGGAGCTTGATGTTAAGCCACCTAAAGGCGGAGCAGGAACGGGTACATCGGTTGTTCGTGGTTATGATGCTTTCCATCGTGCATCCGAGTTTGCCGGAGCCAAGTACACGCTTCGGTACGAGCTGGCCCGTTACCTCGAATACTTCCATCCCACGGTGCAAAAGTTCGCCGAATGTATTCTCAGCAATGCCCCCCTGAGCTACTATGGTGATCCACTGCGGGACTTCTCTCTTGGCCATTTCCTGGACCGATTTGCGTTTAAGAAcccgaagaaaccgaaaaaggcTATTGATGAAGCGACGGGCCAGGAGATGAACCGTCCACGGCCGCTCGGTGTGGCACAGCGCAAGGGAGATTACATGCCTACCGGTTCGCGGGCACTACCGGTCGAGTCACTCACCAAGGAACAGTGTACCGAGGATGAGCAGTACATCTTCCA ATTtttggagaagaaaagggatCGATTCCGCCGAGCAGAGGAACGCAAAAAGGCACTGAAGCAGAAGGCCGAAGGAAAGAAGTCggatgaaggagaagatgaagCGGAAGCTGATTCCGACGTTGACTcgctcgatgacgacgagttCGATGCTTACTTGGATCGTTTGGGTGTTCCTGGTGGCCGGGATGATGGTGCCAATGTCGATCGGTCGGAGCTTGACTTCATGACCGAGCTGGAAAAGGATATGGAGCGTAAGGCGAGCAAGAAGAAGGGTAAGAAGAAAGGACAGCaggatgctgacgatgatgatgaagaggaagacgaTGGTGCGTTGGATGATTGGGATGACGTAccaggcgatgatgatgacgatgacgaggaggacgataaCAGTGATGATGAGCCACGTGGTTTCGGCGGAGCCAATGAAGATGAAGAGTTCAGCGATGGTGGCTCGATCTCGctcgaggaagatgatgattttgatgCTGGAGACgacaatgatgacgatgatgatgcagaggaagaggacgaggagccAGTAAgaaagaaggcgaagaagcaAGTGTTACGCGCCACTGGCGTGAGCGAGCGTGACTTTGCCCGGAAGCTCAAATCGTCTGACATGAACTCACTATTTGCTGCGGCCGATGACTTCTcggagctgctggagcgcaATGTTGGATCATCGGGTGGCGATGGGAAAGCAAAGGGAGGCAAGCGTAAACAGAAATCGCAAGCCGACGGAGCGCACGGTACCGCTGGTGAAGTTTTCAATCAGGACAATTCATCCGCCAAGCAGATGGCCTGGGAGCAGTCGCGGTTTAGTGGCAAAAACCGGATGCAGGCGAGTAGCAAGAAGCGTTTCATCAGTAAACAGCGCGGTGGAGCAGGTGGTGGCGCACAGAAGAAATTTGCCGGTAAGAAGAGGAAGTGA
- the LOC126578035 gene encoding AF4/FMR2 family member lilli, which yields MAAVVYGNSPRHSSRHHHQGHLLSQHSPYHSQSSSMQQSVSQHHSLPPPPVHHHSSPPSQQIITPPTSYLSSATTAISSQQHQQQQQQQQASPSSMYYQHAQSASLPPQHSQTLSSYHQLRSSKRKSAVELLAESKPFYVKSETVLDRQQQLMNKRASGGGVGSVGTSGGGGGASGGAICSQQIVGGSSSGALSGSYMVSPSRTSSVSQSLQLQQQVQQQSQQQQQQQQRPASRRSASSGSDLLQTKLRKLLNAGDSKETIMSPTDVGLINSKYGQPLETSYIGTGMVGGGGLDDIGYIQPPKNYQQQLTVHPEQPSDVSVFFPSAFLSPQSLPPHPVGDDELYLYGGLHDSLVLTDDYRAISPPAEYAEHGGSGGSPDNKHTGGNGGGAGGHSTRYNYQRSYSHSQAVVTSSSGHHPTDESDYSPTQSYNINSHKSLPDLHSQSSRHSPHSEALSCCSRGNRSNRSGSSFNRDSGGSSGHYTHHSEPCCKQQQHMQQQQVQQQPYHQQHPQQALMMQQHQQQQQQQQQQHMLQHQQHYQQQSHHAQQQQQQQQQSQQQLQQSDSCMMMMGDYRRDSGSSTQHSGNSYYAYGIPPLRYDCIECRAKIREEADCLLAFPTPEVPEAFQDGYSEKQYQLAQQHQSQKSHQKYSYEGSSGSRKYYKSQTAAAPMSPLSPVAAPLSPPDPQQQQQLDLSPPLGTFKRQKCLRFKNRSGRQSAGSNPSASSTHRGPGGGGGGSSASTGAVPSMDDDRRPILRSKSDISDRYWNRTSSQQPVQQLGGGGGGVAGGNSTGQLIDGGRSMDHHSHRDRRDRDSHREQAQQQQQQQHSSKQLEQKQRSRSDSLTQLERFFDRLGLDEETYERYIAPSAGSLVKPGQQHRRGSSGGYQHHLHNASTSSDIHRLSSDDCGGDGAGTGGAAGADSDESSAVFFSDVSTIDSTKLPDSTEQQQTASQTLVAGQPTSGGDGAGGGGAGSPALPMVTASGLLVASVGVDGANGAVAAPLYRTSEPPSIIERNARIIKWLCNCKKMQLA from the exons ATGGCGGCCGTAGTCTATGGAAACAGCCCTCGGCATAGCAgccgacatcatcatcag GGTCATCTGCTGTCGCAGCACTCGCCCTACCATTcgcaatcatcatcgatgcAGCAATCCGTGTCGCAGCATCActcactgccaccgccgccggttcatcatcattcatcgccTCCATCACAGCAAATCATCACGCCCCCGACGTCGTACCTATCGTCAGCCACAACGGCCATCTCCTcccaacagcatcagcagcaacagcaacaacagcaagccTCGCCATCCTCCATGTACTACCAGCATGCCCAGTCCGCATCGCTGCCACCGCAGCACTCGCAAACGCTCAGCAGCTATCATCAGCTGCGTAGCTCCAAGCGAAAGTCAGCGGTCGAGCTGCTGGCCGAAAGTAAACCATTCTACGTGAAGTCGGAAACCGTACTcgaccgtcagcagcagctgatgaacAAGCGggcgagcggtggtggcgtgggaTCGGTGGGCACcagcggtggaggtggtggggctagtggtggtgccatCTGTTCGCAGCAGATCGTTGGAGGCAGTTCCAGTGGGGCGCTTAGTGGATCGT ACATGGTATCACCTTCGAGAACGTCCAGCGTTAGTCAATCGCTACAGCTCCAGCAACAGGTACAACAGCAGtctcagcaacaacagcagcagcaacaacgaccaGCTAGTCGCCGGAGTGCCTCGTCCGGATCGGACCTACTGCAGACCAAGCTCCGCAAGCTGCTAAACGCGGGTGATAGCAAGGAGACAATAATGTCACCCACCGATGTGGGACTCATCAATTCTAAATACGGTCAACCGCTGGAGACAAGCTACATCGGTACTGGCATGGTAGGTGGCGGCGGGCTGGACGATATCGGGTACATTCAGCCACCCAAaaactatcagcagcagctaacggTCCATCCGGAGCAGCCGAGTGATGTGTCGGTGTTCTTCCCGAGTGCGTTCCTGTCCCCGCAATCCCTTCCACCGCATCCCGTCGGTGACGATGAGCTGTATCTGTACGGCGGATTGCACGACAGTCTGGTGCTGACCGATGATTACCGTGCCATCAGTCCACCGGCAGAGTACGCCGAGCATGGCGGTAGTGGTGGGTCACCggacaacaaacacaccggtGGTAACGGTGGTGGAGCTGGCGGTCACAG cACCCGGTATAACTACCAACGATCGTACTCGCACTCGCAGGCCGTAGTCACTTCATCTTCGGGCCATCATCCGACCGATGAGTCGGATTACTCACCGACACAGTCGTACAACATCAACAGCCACAAATCGCTGCCGGATCTACACTCGCAGAGCAGCCGCCATTCGCCACACTCGGAGGCACTCAGCTGCTGTAGCCGTGGCAACCGTTCGAACCGTTCCGGAAGCTCCTTCAATCGTGACTCTGGTGGCTCTTCCGGTCACTATACGCACCACAGTGAACCGTGCtgtaagcaacagcagcacatgcaacaacagcaggtgcagcaacagccataccaccaacagcatccacagcaggcgttgatgatgcagcaacatcaacaacagcagcagcaacaacaacaacagcatatgctgcagcatcagcagcactatcagcagcaatcacaccatgcacagcagcagcagcagcagcagcaacagtcacaacagcagctacagcagagTGATTCgtgtatgatgatgatgggcgatTATCGGCGGGACAGTGGTTCCTCCACGCAGCACAGTGGCAACTCGTACTACGCGTACGGCATCCCACCACTCCGTTACGATTGCATCGAGTGTCGGGCAAAGATACGCGAGGAAGCGGACTGCCTGTTGGCCTTCCCGACACCCGAAGTGCCGGAAGCGTTCCAGGATGGCTACAGCGAGAAGCAGTACCAGCTcgctcagcagcatcagtcacAAAAGTCGCACCAAAAGTACTCGTACGAGGGAAGTTCCGGTAGCCGGAAGTACTACAAAAGTCAGACAGCGGCAGCACCGATGTCTCCACTGTCCCCGGTGGCCGCTCCACTGTCACCACCGgatccgcagcaacagcagcaactcgatCTCAGCCCACCGCTCGGGACGTTCAAGCGGCAAAAGTGTCTGCGCTTCAAGAACCGCAGTGGCCGCCAGTCGGCTGGTAGTAACCCGTCGGCATCCAGCACCCACCGTGGaccgggtggcggtggtggaggttccAGTGCGAGCACGGGAGCCGTTCCATCGATGGACGACGATCGGAGACCAATACTGCGCTCGAAGAGCGACATTAGCGATCGCTACTGGAACCGTACCAGTAGTCAGCAGCCAGTGCAAcagcttggtggtggtggtggtggtgttgctggtggcaatTCCACCGGACAGCTGATCGACGGTGGCCGTTCGATGGATCATCATTCGCATCGTGATCGACGTGACCGTGATTCACACCGTgagcaggcgcagcagcaacaacaacagcaacactccAGCAAACAGTTGGAACAGAAACAACGCTCCCGCTCGGACAGTCTGACTCAGCTTGAGCGTTTCTTCGATCGCTTGGGACTGGATGAGGAAACATACGAACGGTATATCGCTCCTTCCGCGGGCAGTTTGGTGAAAccagggcagcagcatcggcgtgGATCGAGCGGCGGATACCAGCATCACCTTCACAATGCGTCTACTTCCTCCGACATTCATCGGCTTTCGTCGGATGATTGCGGAGgagatggtgctggtactggtggtgcagctggagCCGACTCGGATGAATCAAGTGCGGTCTTCTTCTCGGACGTATCGACGATCGACTCCACGAAACTGCCGGATAGTACGGAACAACAGCAGACGGCATCTCAGACGTTAGTCGCTGGTCAGCCGACCTCCGGTggggatggtgctggtggtggcggtgctggtagCCCTGCCCTACCGATGGTCACGGCCAGTGGCTTGTTGGTGGCATCGGTGGGGGTGGACGGAGCAAACGGCGCGGTTGCGGCTCCACTGTACCGCACCAGCGAACCACCGTCGATCATTGAGCGCAATGCGCGCATCATCAAGTGGCTGTGCAACTGCAAGAAGATGCAGCTGGCCTAG